A genomic region of Megalobrama amblycephala isolate DHTTF-2021 linkage group LG6, ASM1881202v1, whole genome shotgun sequence contains the following coding sequences:
- the vgll3 gene encoding transcription cofactor vestigial-like protein 3 isoform X3: protein MSCLDVMYHQSYGAHHYLPATSAAAAAAAYKAAYYHHHHQQQQQQQKKFGAYSRMQDSEEFPSHCGQNKQPGALKPRPEPELPPEEEQNAGEEERCKETQPAEAEYLSARCVVFTYFRGDIGDVVDEHFSRALSQPSAFSNDAKTGRLHSGGPWKGNSHSEGQCGSLSSSLWGSGYPSQSSPCVPSSHPDFPHSAAFHPADTGIWSSHSLAQTGLPPPSALTDSWHYGLGAQSGAGYPHVHEMYPHMHPRHPHSHAHRMLHHAHSPALDPRFSPLLLPGVRASCSPTSCTDGIKTELEPSSIPAPNWPVSFHGSVDIYDTALEQDKAKASVWF from the exons ATGAGTTGTTTGGATGTTATGTATCATCAGAGTTATGGAGCTCATCACTACTTGCCTGCGACATCAGCAGCGGCGGCAGCAGCAGCCTACAAAGCGGCGTACTACCATCACCatcaccagcagcagcagcagcag CAGAAGAAGTTCGGTGCCTACAGCAGGATGCAGGATTCTGAGGAGTTTCCCTCTCACTGTGGCCAGAATAAGCAGCCTGGAGCTCTGAAGCCCCGTCCTGAGCCTGAGCTTCCGCCAGAGGAGGAGCAGAATGCTGGGGAAGAGGAGCGCTGCAAGGAGACGCAGCCCGCCGAGGCCGAGTACTTGAGTGCCAGGTGTGTGGTGTTCACCTATTTCCGTGGAGACATCGGGGATGTGGTGGACGAACATTTCTCACGTGCTTTGAGCCAGCCCAGCGCCTTCAGCAATGACGCTAAAACCGGCAGACTTCACTCTGGAGGACCATGGAAAG GAAACTCCCACTCCGAGGGTCAGTGTGGCTCTTTATCGTCGTCCCTGTGGGGTAGCGGCTACCCATCTCAATCCAGCCCATGTGTCCCCTCCTCTCACCCTGACTTCCCCCACAGCGCTGCCTTCCACCCTGCAGACACCGGCATCTGGAGCAGCCACAGCCTCGCGCAGACCGGCCTGCCCCCTCCTTCTGCTCTTACTGACTCTTGGCACTACGGCCTAGGAGCCCAGAGTGGAGCGGGATACCCCCACGTACACGAGATGTACCCTCACATGCATCCCCGCCATCCACATTCCCATGCCCACCGCATGCTCCATCACGCTCACAGCCCCGCTCTGGACCCCCGCTTCAGCCCCCTTCTGCTACCTGGTGTAAGAGCGTCATGCAGCCCGACGTCCTGCACAGATGGAATCAAAACAGAGCTGGAACCGAGTAGCATCCCAGCACCCAACTGGCCCGTTTCTTTCCACGGGTCAGTGGACATCTATGATACAG CGCTTGAGCAAGACAAAGCGAAGGCCAGTGTTTGGTTCTGA
- the vgll3 gene encoding transcription cofactor vestigial-like protein 3 isoform X2, giving the protein MSCLDVMYHQSYGAHHYLPATSAAAAAAAYKAAYYHHHHQQQQQQKKFGAYSRMQDSEEFPSHCGQNKQPGALKPRPEPELPPEEEQNAGEEERCKETQPAEAEYLSARCVVFTYFRGDIGDVVDEHFSRALSQPSAFSNDAKTGRLHSGGPWKEGNSHSEGQCGSLSSSLWGSGYPSQSSPCVPSSHPDFPHSAAFHPADTGIWSSHSLAQTGLPPPSALTDSWHYGLGAQSGAGYPHVHEMYPHMHPRHPHSHAHRMLHHAHSPALDPRFSPLLLPGVRASCSPTSCTDGIKTELEPSSIPAPNWPVSFHGSVDIYDTALEQDKAKASVWF; this is encoded by the exons ATGAGTTGTTTGGATGTTATGTATCATCAGAGTTATGGAGCTCATCACTACTTGCCTGCGACATCAGCAGCGGCGGCAGCAGCAGCCTACAAAGCGGCGTACTACCATCACCatcaccagcagcagcagcagcag AAGAAGTTCGGTGCCTACAGCAGGATGCAGGATTCTGAGGAGTTTCCCTCTCACTGTGGCCAGAATAAGCAGCCTGGAGCTCTGAAGCCCCGTCCTGAGCCTGAGCTTCCGCCAGAGGAGGAGCAGAATGCTGGGGAAGAGGAGCGCTGCAAGGAGACGCAGCCCGCCGAGGCCGAGTACTTGAGTGCCAGGTGTGTGGTGTTCACCTATTTCCGTGGAGACATCGGGGATGTGGTGGACGAACATTTCTCACGTGCTTTGAGCCAGCCCAGCGCCTTCAGCAATGACGCTAAAACCGGCAGACTTCACTCTGGAGGACCATGGAAAG AAGGAAACTCCCACTCCGAGGGTCAGTGTGGCTCTTTATCGTCGTCCCTGTGGGGTAGCGGCTACCCATCTCAATCCAGCCCATGTGTCCCCTCCTCTCACCCTGACTTCCCCCACAGCGCTGCCTTCCACCCTGCAGACACCGGCATCTGGAGCAGCCACAGCCTCGCGCAGACCGGCCTGCCCCCTCCTTCTGCTCTTACTGACTCTTGGCACTACGGCCTAGGAGCCCAGAGTGGAGCGGGATACCCCCACGTACACGAGATGTACCCTCACATGCATCCCCGCCATCCACATTCCCATGCCCACCGCATGCTCCATCACGCTCACAGCCCCGCTCTGGACCCCCGCTTCAGCCCCCTTCTGCTACCTGGTGTAAGAGCGTCATGCAGCCCGACGTCCTGCACAGATGGAATCAAAACAGAGCTGGAACCGAGTAGCATCCCAGCACCCAACTGGCCCGTTTCTTTCCACGGGTCAGTGGACATCTATGATACAG CGCTTGAGCAAGACAAAGCGAAGGCCAGTGTTTGGTTCTGA
- the vgll3 gene encoding transcription cofactor vestigial-like protein 3 isoform X1, which produces MSCLDVMYHQSYGAHHYLPATSAAAAAAAYKAAYYHHHHQQQQQQQKKFGAYSRMQDSEEFPSHCGQNKQPGALKPRPEPELPPEEEQNAGEEERCKETQPAEAEYLSARCVVFTYFRGDIGDVVDEHFSRALSQPSAFSNDAKTGRLHSGGPWKEGNSHSEGQCGSLSSSLWGSGYPSQSSPCVPSSHPDFPHSAAFHPADTGIWSSHSLAQTGLPPPSALTDSWHYGLGAQSGAGYPHVHEMYPHMHPRHPHSHAHRMLHHAHSPALDPRFSPLLLPGVRASCSPTSCTDGIKTELEPSSIPAPNWPVSFHGSVDIYDTALEQDKAKASVWF; this is translated from the exons ATGAGTTGTTTGGATGTTATGTATCATCAGAGTTATGGAGCTCATCACTACTTGCCTGCGACATCAGCAGCGGCGGCAGCAGCAGCCTACAAAGCGGCGTACTACCATCACCatcaccagcagcagcagcagcag CAGAAGAAGTTCGGTGCCTACAGCAGGATGCAGGATTCTGAGGAGTTTCCCTCTCACTGTGGCCAGAATAAGCAGCCTGGAGCTCTGAAGCCCCGTCCTGAGCCTGAGCTTCCGCCAGAGGAGGAGCAGAATGCTGGGGAAGAGGAGCGCTGCAAGGAGACGCAGCCCGCCGAGGCCGAGTACTTGAGTGCCAGGTGTGTGGTGTTCACCTATTTCCGTGGAGACATCGGGGATGTGGTGGACGAACATTTCTCACGTGCTTTGAGCCAGCCCAGCGCCTTCAGCAATGACGCTAAAACCGGCAGACTTCACTCTGGAGGACCATGGAAAG AAGGAAACTCCCACTCCGAGGGTCAGTGTGGCTCTTTATCGTCGTCCCTGTGGGGTAGCGGCTACCCATCTCAATCCAGCCCATGTGTCCCCTCCTCTCACCCTGACTTCCCCCACAGCGCTGCCTTCCACCCTGCAGACACCGGCATCTGGAGCAGCCACAGCCTCGCGCAGACCGGCCTGCCCCCTCCTTCTGCTCTTACTGACTCTTGGCACTACGGCCTAGGAGCCCAGAGTGGAGCGGGATACCCCCACGTACACGAGATGTACCCTCACATGCATCCCCGCCATCCACATTCCCATGCCCACCGCATGCTCCATCACGCTCACAGCCCCGCTCTGGACCCCCGCTTCAGCCCCCTTCTGCTACCTGGTGTAAGAGCGTCATGCAGCCCGACGTCCTGCACAGATGGAATCAAAACAGAGCTGGAACCGAGTAGCATCCCAGCACCCAACTGGCCCGTTTCTTTCCACGGGTCAGTGGACATCTATGATACAG CGCTTGAGCAAGACAAAGCGAAGGCCAGTGTTTGGTTCTGA